The proteins below come from a single Elgaria multicarinata webbii isolate HBS135686 ecotype San Diego chromosome 11, rElgMul1.1.pri, whole genome shotgun sequence genomic window:
- the LOC134405522 gene encoding vomeronasal type-2 receptor 26-like — MTDLFQIPYKYSQTGDISIGEIATQFDCLFDKISFSEHPKTKFVNELIATPKNYQHVLSLVFAVKEINENPKILPNISLGFHIFDSYLNSRMTHQNTLKLLSAWERIVPNFKCDKQNDLIAVIGSLDSDISLQMATLLGIYKIPQIAYCVLAPAVNVQQHLPSFYRMVPSEECQYSGIVQLLLHFQWTWVGIIAADDDKGEQFEKRLLPILSQHGICTGITVKTPSLSDILETFHSLEPILGMIIAIANSSINAFVVNADPQTTTCLKWLIYYGIFQGIAETSIAKVWIMTAHWDFSSQKVQRDFEIHVFHGMLSFAIHSNELLCFPKFLQSLDPNSPKGDGFIRIFWEEAFGCSFSDSDEGKESRHTCTGQERLENLPGTLFEMTMTGQSYSIYNAVHAIAHALHKMLSFISIPKWRVERGRQDIENVKPWQLHAILQRISFNNSAGDLVSFDENGELASGLDIINWVTFPNKSFLGMKVGRMDPQASPDQELTINKEAITWHSIFNQVLPLAVCNDNCHPGYRRKKKEGKPFCCYDCVPCSDGKISDQKDMDDCFKCPEDKFPNRNQKQCLPKALNFLAYTEPLGITIIFLALSFSLITALVLAIFIKNQNTPIVKANNRDLSYCLLNSLLLCFLSALLFIGQPQSVTCYLRQTTFGIVFSVAVSCILAKTITVILAFMGTKPGSRVRKWVGKRLAIPIISGCCLIQVSICVVWLCNAPPFLDIDMHALAEEIIVQCNEGSDTMFYCVLGYLGCLAIISFTVAFLARKLPDSFNEAKFITISMLVFCTVWLSFVPSYLSTRGKYMVAVEIFSILASSVGLLGCTFFPKCYIIILKPELNSRDQLIWRN; from the exons atgactgatctcttccagatcCCATACAAGTATTCTCAGACAGGTGACATAAGCATCGGAGAGATTGCTACACAATTTGACTGCCTATTTGATAAAATCTCTTTCTCTGAACACCCCAAAACAAAGTTTGTAAATGAATTGAT AGCAACACCCAAAAATTACCAGCACGTCCTGTCCTTGGTATTTGCTGTGAAAGAGATTAATGAGAACCCCAAGATCCTACCAAATATAAGCCTGGGATTCCACATCTTTGACAGTTATTTAAATTCAAGAATGACTCATCAAAACACTTTGAAACTTCTATCTGCCTGGGAAAGGATCGTTCCAAACTTCAAGTGTGACAAGCAAAATGACCTGATTGCTGTCATTGGAAGTCTTGACTCTGACATCTCTCTTCAAATGGCTACTCTGTTAGGTATCTACAAGATCCCACAG ATAGCCTACTGTGTATTAGCACCAGCAGTGAATGTTCAACagcaccttccttccttctaccGAATGGTTCCTAGTGAAGAATGTCAGTACTCAGGGATAGTCCAGCTCCTTCTTCATTTCCAGTGGACATGGGTTGGAATCATTGCAGCAGATGATGACAAAGGAGAACAGTTTGAGAAGAGGTTATTACCAATACTTTCCCAACATGGGATCTGTACAGGGATCACTGTAAAAACACCCTCCCTATCTGACATCTTAGAGACCTTCCATTCATTAGAACCCATACTGGGCATGATCATTGCAATAGCTAATTCCAGTATCAATGCATTTGTTGTAAATGCTGATCCTCAGACCACGACATGTCTAAAATGGTTGATATATTATGGAATATTCCAAGGCATTGCAGAGACATCTATCGCTAAAGTGTGGATCATGACAGCCCACTGGGATTTCTCATCGCAGAAAGTGCAGAGGGATTTTGAGATACATGTCTTCCATGGCATGCTGTCTTTTGCAATTCATTCCAATGAGTTGCTGTGTTTTCCAAAATTCCTTCAGAGCCTAGATCCTAACTCACCCAAAGGAGATGGGTTTATCAGGATCTTCTGGGAAGAGGCATTTGGCTGTTCATTTTCTGATTCTGATGAGGGGAAGGAGAGCAGACATACTTGCACTGGGCAAGAAAGGCTGGAGAACCTCCCTGGGACTTTATTTGAAATGACCATGACTGGCCAAAGCTACAGCATCTATAATGCAGTCCACGCcatagcacatgctttacataaGATGTTGTCATTTATATCCATACCCAAATGGAGAGTGGAAAGAGGCAGACAGGACATTGAAAATGTGAAACCTTGGCAG CTTCACGCAATTCTGCAGAGGAtctcatttaacaacagtgcTGGGGACTTGGTGTCTTTTGATGAAAATGGTGAATTAGCATCTGGTTTGGATATTATTAATTGGGTTACTTTCCCGAATAAATCCTTCTTAGGAATGAAAGTAGGAAGGATGGATCCACAGGCTTCACCAGATCAAGAGCTCACCATTAATAAGGAGGCCATCACATGGCACAGTATATTTAATCAG GTGCTCCCCCTAGCTGTGTGTAATGATAACTGCCATCCAGGTtacagaagaaaaaagaaggaagggaagccaTTTTGTTGCTATGACTGTGTTCCATGTTCAGATGGAAAGATTTCAGACCAGAAAG ACATGGATGATTGCTTCAAGTGTCCAGAAGATAAGTTTCCCAACAGAAACCAAAAACAATGTCTTCCCAAGGCCCTAAACTTTCTCGCTTACACAGAACCATTGGGAATTACTATAATTTTCTTGGCTTTGTCTTTTTCTCTGATCACAGCCTTGGTACTAGCAATTTTCATTAAGAACCAGAACACTCCCATTGTCAAAGCCAATAATCGGGACCTCAGTTACTGTCTGCTAAATTCCCTCTTGCTCTGCTTCCTCTCTGCCTTGCTCTTTATTGGCCAGCCTCAGTCAGTGACCTGCTATTTACGTCAAACAACTTTTGGTAtcgtcttctcagtggctgtttcttgcATATTAGCAAAAACCATCACTGTGATTCTGGCTTTCATGGGCACCAAGCCTGGATCCAGGGTGAGGAAATGGGTAGGGAAAAGATTGGCAATTCCTATTATTTCTGGCTGTTGCCTTATTCAAGTCAGTATTTGTGTTGTGTGGCTCTGTAATGCACCTCCATTCCTGGACATTGACATGCATGCTCTGGCTGAAGAAATCATCGTGCAATGCAATGAAGGTTCAGATacaatgttttattgtgttttggggTATCTGGGATGTCTTGCCATTATCAGTTTCACAGTGGCTTTTCTAGCCAGAAAATTacctgacagtttcaatgaagccaaattCATCACTATCAGCATGCTGGTGTTCTGCACTGTTTGGTTATCCTTTGTTCCCTCTTACCTGAGCACCagagggaaatacatggtggctgtggagatcttctccattttGGCCTCTAGTGTAGGATTACTAGGTTGTACATTTTTTCCAAAATGCTACATAATCATCCTGAAACCTGAATTGAACAGCAGGGATCAGCTAATATGGAGGAATTAA
- the LOC134405523 gene encoding vomeronasal type-2 receptor 26-like encodes MSKLKEFGAVVSFKLNKQKTKILTKNMKPQEQRTLIEKTGFKIEKKLAQTECKDYSATCTTNDLFQIPYTYCKIGDITIGEISTQFDFLFETMSFNEHPKTKLGDELISMTKNYQHVCSLIFAVKQINENSKILPNVSLGFHIYDNYLSARMTHQNTLKLLSAQDRIVPNYNCDSKNHLIAVIGGFDSEISLHMATILSTYKILQIAYCVLAPAMNDKHNLPSFYRMVPSEAFQYRGIVHLLLHFQWVWAGIIASDDDKGEQFLLALLPMLFQHGICTALIKKTITLTDVLENMQSLQPLIDMTSSLINSSVNVFVVNGDQITMSCLKWMIYIYGTVGGHIQLSLGKMWIMTAHWDFSTETFHRDFDTYVFHGALSLAVRSNEVLGFREFLQQLNPNLPKGDEFIQIFWEQAFNCLFSDSNEDNEDSNTCTGQEKLENLPATLFEMRMTGQSYSIYNAAYAIAHALQKMLSSTTKLRPTMDHSRKGPPNLQHWQIHPFLRSISFNNTAGDLVAFDENQELAAGFDIINWVIFPNKSFLRVKVGSMDPQAFLGQRLTINEEAITWPSSFNQVVPVALCNDKCHRGYRRKKIEGKPFCCYSCVPCPDGKISDQTDMDGCFQCQEDQFPNQSRDKCLAKNINFLSFMETLGMILAFWALFFSLITIFVLGIFIKYKNTPIVKANNWYLTCSLLNSLLLCFLCSLLFIGQPQTLTCYLRQIAFGIIFSVAISCILAKTITVVLAFMATKPGSRMRKWVGKRLASSIVFSCSLIQAIICATWLCAAPPFPNFDMHSLAEEIILECNEGSDVMFYCVFGYLGFLAFVSFTVAFLARKLPDSFNEAKFITFSMFVFCSVWLSFIPSYLSTKGKYMVAVEIFSILASSSGLLGCIFFPKCYIIILRSDLNHKGQLIRKNI; translated from the exons ATGAGTAAGCTGAAAGAGTTTGGAGCAGTAGTGAGCTTCAAGCTCAATAAGCAGAAGACAAAAATATTAACTAAGAATATGAAACCCCAAGAACAAAGAACATTGATAGAGAAGACAGGTTTTAAAATTGAGAAGAAG CTGGCTCAGACTGAGTGCAAGGACTATTCTGCAACTTGCACCACTAATGATCTCTTCCAGATTCCATACACGTATTGTAAAATAGGTGACATAACCATTGGTGAGATAAGTACCCAGTTTGACTTCTTGTTTGAAACAATGTCCTTCAATGAACACCCCAAAACCAAGCTTGGAGATGAACTCAT CTCAATGACAAAAAACTACCAGCATGTCTGTTCGTTGATATTTGCTGTGAAGCAGATCAATGAGAACTCCAAGATCTTACCAAATGTCAGCCTGGGGTTCCACATCTATGACAATTACTTAAGTGCAAGGATGACTCATCAGAACACCTTGAAGCTGCTATCTGCCCAGGACAGGATTGTCCCCAATTACAACTGTGACAGCAAAAATCATCTGATAGCTGTCATTGGAGGATTTGACTCTGAAATCTCTCTTCACATGGCTACTATCTTAAGCACGTACAAGATTCTGCAG attGCGTACTGTGTATTAGCACCAGCAATGAATGATAAACACAACCTCCCTTCATTCTACAGGATGGTTCCCAGTGAAGCATTTCAGTACAGAGGGATTGTTCACCTCCTTCTGCATTTCCAGTGGGTGTGGGCTGGGATCATTGCGTCTGATGATGATAAAGGAGAACAGTTTCTGCTAGCATTGCTTCCAATGCTTTTCCAACATGGAATCTGCACAGctctcattaaaaaaacaataaccctCACTGATGTTTTAGAAAACATGCAGTCATTACAACCCCTCATTGACATGACTTCATCACTGATCAACTCCAGTGTAAATGTATTTGTTGTAAATGGAGACCAGATAACCATGTCTTGTTTGAAATGGATGATATATATTTATGGAACTGTAGGAGGCCATATCCAGCTATCTTTAGGTAAAATGTGGATTATGACAGCCCACTGGGATTTCTCAACAGAGACATTTCACAGGGATTTTGATACATATGTCTTCCATGGTGCCTTGTCTTTGGCAGTACGCTCAAATGAAGTACTGGGGTTTAGGGAATTTCTGCAGCAGCTGAATCCTAACTTGCCAAAAGGAGATGAGTTTATCCAGATCTTTTGGGAACAGGCATTCAATTGCCTGTTTTCTGATTCAAATGAAGACAATGAGGACTCAAATACTTGTACTGGCCAAGAGAAACTGGAGAACCTCCCTGCAACTCTTTTTGAAATGCGCATGACTGGCCAAagctacagcatctacaatgcagCCTATGCCATAGCACATGCTTTACAGAAGATGTTGTCATCTACAACTAAACTAAGACCAACAATGGATCACAGTCGAAAGGGTCCTCCAAATTTGCAACATTGGCAG ATACACCCTTTCCTGAGGAGCATCTCATTTAACAACACTGCTGGGGACTTAGTGGCTTTCGACGAGAATCAGGAGTTAGCAGCTGGGTTTGATATTATAAACTGGGTTATTTTCCCAAACAAATCCTTCTTAAGAGTAAAAGTTGGAAGCATGGATCCACAAGCTTTTTTGGGCCAAAGGCTCACTATTAATGAAGAGGCCATCACATGGCCCAGCTCGTTTAATCAG GTGGTACCTGTTGCCCTGTGTAATGATAAATGCCATCGAGGTTACAGAAGAAAAAAGATAGAggggaagccattttgctgctacaGTTGTGTTCCCTGTCCTGATGGGAAGATTTCAGACCAGACAG ACATGGATGGCTGTTTCCAGTGCCAAGAAGATCAATTTCCAAACCAAAGCAGAGACAAATGCCTTGCCAAAAATATAAACTTCCTCTCTTTCATGGAGACATTAGGGATGATATTAGCTTTTTGGGCTCTATTTTTTTCTCTGATTACAATTTTTGTGCTGGGAATTTTTATTAAGTACAAGAACACTCCCATTGTTAAAGCCAACAACTGGTATCTCACCTGTTCTCTGCTCAACTCCCTCTTGCTGTGCTTCCTCTGCTCCTTGCTGTTCATCGGCCAGCCTCAAACACTGACCTGCTATCTAAGACAAATtgcttttggcatcatcttctcagtagCTATTTCTTGCATATTGGcaaaaaccatcactgtggttctggctttcatggccaccaagccaggatccaggatgaggaaatgggtggggaaaagattgGCTAGCTCTATTGTTTTCAGTTGTTCCCTTATCCAAGCCATTATTTGTGCTACTTGGCTATGTGCTGCTCCTCCGTTCCCAAATTTTGACATGCATTCCCTTGCTGAAGAAATCATACTGGAATGCAATGAAGGTTCAGACgtgatgttttattgtgtttttggcTACCTGGGATTTCTGGCCTTTGTCAGCTTTACGgtggctttcctagccaggaagttGCCAgatagtttcaatgaagccaagtttataACTTTCAGCATGTTTgtattttgcagtgtttggttgtcTTTTATTCCATcgtacctgagcaccaaggggaaatacatggttgctgtggagatcttctccattttGGCCTCTAGTTCGGGATTACTAGGTTGTATCTTTTTTCCTAAATGCTACATAATTATCCTGAGGTCTGACTTGAACCACAAAGGCCAGCTAATAAGGAAAAATATTTAA